The genomic region TAAAGGCACGCTTTGATCGATGGATGCGAGGAGTTTATTCCCAACGGGTGTGTGAGTGGTAAATAAGAGAATTCGATGCCAAAATTATCTTTCTTAAAAATAGATAGATTTTTTCGTTAATAATTATACATTAGTATAAAATAGGTATTTTGTGGCCACCTCCAAAATAAGTACCTTAAAAGTATAAACGATCATTAATTCTAGGAATGTTGTATGAAAATTAATGGTAATGAAGAATCtgaagttgaaaaagaagaaattGCGCATAACATCTGGAGGCGTTAAATGACGAAATTACCCTTAAGTAATAAAATAATATTGTGAACAGTaaatttctattatatatatatatatatatatatatatatatatatatatatatatatatatatatatatatatatatatatatattggtaggatcaagagggaagtaaccaatcgaggggaagcaatttttttttcttttcgttttttgaaaaaacgttgttcacgaacattatagatgagatgaaaatatgaacatttagtagagacattttgtgataaatgtttttattttagcggaaaaacgctcgaagaagtaatatataacaattatcgtgtttttcgagcgtatgttaaggttttagctattggggtttagatattagggtttatagggtttagatattagggtttagaaatttagggtttagggtttagatttaggatttagattgagtttttaatacgaacggtttagagtttatggtttagggtttggtgttttgggtttatggaataaacccaaaacaccaaaccctaaaccctaaactctaaatcgggctaaattttacttcacaaaacatgaaaaaaaacccgttcatattcttcacgaacaatattatcttgaatgttatttttgtcgatcgttttcccgcctaaataataacattcatcacgaagtgtctcttctaaatgttcatattttcgtgtgatcttgatgccggaaaaaaaaattccaaaaaaacgaaaaaaaaaattgctttcccccgcttcccccccgattggttacttcctcattgatcctgcccatatatatatatatatatatatatatatatatatatatatatatatatatatatatatatatatatatatatatatatatatatatatataattcttaatTGAGGTAAACAAACAAACGGGTTCGCGCTCCGCTGCGTGCGAAAAGCTTTATCTTGTAGATAACTATATGTTTCAAAaaatattttaatgataatgatcccAACCTAATAAAAAAAATAACCCGTTTCAAAAGACGAAACCTACATTCTTTAATCTtcaataatcataatcaaactaATTAAAAGTCACATAAATCGAAATTTTTTGTTAATTTGAATATTTTGGTTATTAAGACCATATAGTAAAGTGTGGAGAAAagatattgatttttttttttgtcatgaacAAATAAAAAAGGTTAGgggaaaattataaaataaaaaattgatagtgtttaaaataaaaaattaaatgagGTGTGAATTAATGTTGATTTTGTTTGAGaatttttatatgttattattaaatatttaaCTCTCAAAATAATGCAGGATAAAAGAAAAATGCAGAAGAAAATCGAATATAAGATGTCTCAATTGATAATAGGCACGTTGATCACTCCACTGAGAATCGACTTGTTTATATTAGCTAACACATTATTTATTTAACAGTTAGAGTGCTCCCAATGAAGACATGACTTCTTCTAGGACTAGCCAACTATTTAGCGACACATCATCACTTCCATCCCACTTCCTTCCCAAAACTAAACCCAGAACTAACCACTCCCAACAATGACAATATGACATACCTCCTCAAATAAATTGGACCCacttaaattatttaattaaagaTGTTACAAGCTTTAATGTTAATGGTACAagtaatatatgcatgtatatccgTCCATCCGTCCAGCAATATGATTGAAATGGACGAGCAGGAGAACGAGGGAGCTGGGCGACACCCTAGCCTAAAGGCTGGACTAAGTGGTGCCAACGGTGTCCTCATGAACTAAAGCTTGGACGGGCTCCTGGACGTACCATTGGGAGCACTCTTATAACCTTCGAATTTCTAAATAATTCTATCCCTGGATTTGGGTTTTACTTCGAATATATTCTAATTGAATATTACCAATTGTCATTTtcaattgaatattgaatattgaatatatatatatatatatatatatatatatatatatatatatatatatatatatatatatatatatatatatatatatatatatatatatatatatatatataactagtaaaatgacccgtgaaatcacgagtttgtttaacgaaacaatttaatgacatgttttaggtattaagtaaatgtaaatgctgaagtcatttattttaatgacccatttgactaagaaacttgtcgttattttgtacaaatatatagAGATAGGGGTATGCGTGGTATGGTTCCGGACAAAACTTGTTTGGTCCGGTTCCGTCCCGAATCCCAAATTGAAGCAAAAACATGGAACGAGTACTGGACCAAATATTATCGGTTCGGTTCGGTACGGTACGGTTCGGGTATTTTTTAGTGTTATTTTCGGTTTTGGTCCGGTTCGTTCCGGACCGAAGATCAAAAATCTGTAAAATTATGGACCAAGGACCGAAGCGAAAAAGCTCAGTTCTGTTCGAAATCGGTTTGATCCGGTACGGTCTTCGGTTCTTCCCTTACCATGCACACccctatatagagacatgtattttcgcatacatatgtaacgtaattaatttcgtaaaaaggaatccatatttgtatattaataatttaatatttataattataattattatattaaaattaaataataataataataaagttcgcttaaagttgagtatttatatttttaataataataataataattagtaataataaatgccttttaaatttttttagaaaattaaaattataatttagtagagattagtattttcttttataaaaaatttcctattatttttttaattaaattaatatataattataacatcatcattatgaaaattaaagaatATTCAGCTTAattatgacatcattattttagagctttatataactatatatatatatatatatgttacaaacGTACCTACCTAGTTTAGCATAGTTAATCTCAAAAAACATCCATATTCTACCGACCAATGTGAAAAAGACTAAGATAGAATGGGCCAAACATGCCCAGTACATATGGCCCAATATTTTAAAAAGCCCATACTAACAAAGGGCTTTTATTCAATATATGTAAATCAAACCACCACATAACTTCCTAACAATTCTTTTTCTAGGGTTTAAGCGAAGTCTACTAACTTTCAATTTCATTTAGCAACCTCTAGCAATGGCGTTTTGGGGTGCGTTTCAGCTACAGATACTTAATTCGATTATTTTGTTTCTATCGTTCACGTATGTTGTGTTTTTATGCTAATGTTATTCGTGTTTTGTTTAATTATCAGGAATTGAAATAAAGCCAGGTAAACCCTACCTTCATCAGTATGATGATGAAAGAGGAAGGCTTCGTTTATCTCAGGTCTGTTTTGGTTATTAATTTGCAATATTTGCTGTAATTTTTTGTCCAAATTTAATTATGAGCTGATTATTTTGTTTGTATCATTTTTTTATTTGCTGAATTAAAGCTAGTTTGAGTGATGCTTTGTTTTTTTAAAAGTTATTATGTTCGTATCATTTTTTATCTGATGAATTAAATGTATATTTCTAATTTTGCGTGTTGTGATCTCAAAATTAGCCCTAATTATGTTAGTCTACATGTTAAAAGATTTTTCTTCTAAGATTGAGCTCAATTATAGCTCGAGAAGATACTAATGTGTGTGTGATTGTTTGtatgtataaattatatatatctgtatatatttaggtttttataaattatattcgaCAGATGAATGTTGATAGTATTAATATGTATTGGCAGCTGAATTTATTTagctttgttattatatattatttaattaataatgtaTGATTCATTCTTCCGATGTACCTGAATATTTTATGATGTTTAAACTTGTGTATACTTCATTGGGTAGCAACGTGTGCTTGTTGTTTCAAGTAAAGCATGCATGTCTTTAAGCTCTTGTAAAAATAACTTTTGTTTTATGTTATACAAGACAATTGAAGATGATTGTTTTTTCTTTTGTTGCTTAGGCAACACTAGGAAACGTTAAATCGAAAGAGAAGGCTGTCGTTGTTTGTAATGTTGGTGAAAAGAAGCCAGTATACCTATGCTCGTTGCTTCCCAAAAAAATGGAGACCTGCTCGTTGAATATCGAGTTTGAAGAATACGATGAGGTAACTTTTTCAGTAGAGGGTCCTCACAGCGTTCATCTTTCGGGGTTCTTTTATGGAGGAAAACCGGATTCTGATGGAGATGACTATGAATCGTATCCTTTTTCTATATTAAATAAAAAGGCTATAATGTATTGCTTTGTTTTATGGCTGCTTTTCTTTAACAAATTATTCTAAGCGATTCTGATGATGGTAGCTTTGAGCGAGTAGAGGTTGACTCTGGCTCTGACGATGATGGTGAGTATGACTTTGATGATGTGGATGACCTTTCTGATGATGACATGGACGCGTTTGCTTCATCGAACGCTCCCAATAGCGGAGGTATGTTATATTGGTTACACACTTTGCTATATATTAGTTGTACTAATTTATGAATCTGTATATTGTACATGAGTTGTTAAATGATCATATGATGTCACAGATAAACACATATATCTGGTTAGAAAATaattgatgaaatgtatttagacAATTGATTAGTAAATTCTTTTTTAATTATATAGCACAAATAATTTGACGTATAACAGCTTATCATATGTTCATATGTCTAGTGTATTATGTTCATAGACGTATCAATAAGTATTTATGCAACTTTTGTAAAGCAAATTTTAAAGTATAAGAAGTAAAGGGATTTATTTGGAAGTAAGTGAGACTGAAATCAAAAAATAGGCTGGAAAAAATCAGTCAAATGACcaataagtttaattaaagattAAAGTGAAGTTTTTAAAGATTTATGAATTTtttaaatcgtttttttttttcaatcagtgAGGATTGAGGAGATTGTTGAAGATAAACCTGATGAAAAAGCTGTATCTCAACAATCAAAGAAGAAAAATAAACAAGTTTCTGATAATGATGAAGGTTCTCAGAAGCAAATTGTGCTAAAAAGTTCTGACAGTGTTCCAGTTTTGGAAAGTGAAGATGAAGATGGCTTTCCGATTTCTTCTGCTGATAAAGATAAGGACAATGTTCAAAGTGACAAACAAGGTTCAGAAAAATCAACTGAAAAGGGTGAAAAAGGACAAACCAAGAGGAAAATAGGTGTGGATGATTCTGAAAAGTCAACAAAACGGAAGAAAGATGATTCTATTGCCAGGTATGACTGTCAAtgttatatattactatataattatgtaatatatgTATGAAGTTCATATAAATGGACATAATTGGGGCCTTTTTTAAACCCGTATGTGGAATCTTTTGATTCCCTGAACCTGTTTTAACATGTTACCTAATTTTGGTGTTTTATTATTTATCAGTCAACCAGAAAAAGTGGAAGCTGCTACACCAGAAATGGAAGTCAAGAaatcaaagaagaagaaaaagaaaggaaaAGATGCAAAAGAAGACGGTAACAGTAACAATGTGGTTCAGGAGCAGAACACAAATCCGGAAAAAACCCCAGAAAAGTAAGTATTATATCTATGTTTGGGTCAACGGTCAGTCTGAGTTGACCCATTGTGACCCACATAAAACTACTTATGTTGGCCTGAGCCTGTTTTGACTTGTTACCAAACCGACAATTTGGCCACATGTAATCAGGTTACAAACATAGAGAAAACATTGAATATAATTTGTGTTTTACTAATCTTTTGTTGAATATAATATTCACTAGATCAATTACAAAGAAGAACAAACAGCAGGAGAAGACACCTGGTTCAGCTAGCGAACCTAAAGCAACTCAAGTTCGAACCTTTCCTAATGGTTTAGTAATTGAAGAGATTCAGATGGGTAAACCAAATGGAAAACGTGCAGATAATGGAAAAAAGGTGtctttatttcataattttaaaaaGTGTATATTTCAATGAGTTAATAATAATTCCATTGCTTATTAGATTTCTTTAACtaacaaaaaaaaatgttttttgtttttgttttcagATTAGTATGCGTTACATAGGCAAGCTGCAGAAGAATGGAAAAATATTTGACTCAAATATTGGGAAGGCACCTTTCAAGTTTCGCCTAGGTACCCTTGTTGTATTATAAgctaacattaattaataataataatatcaaaaatgtgACACTAGTTTATTAATATGCTGATTTTGTTTATTTGTTATTTCAGGTGTTGGGCAAGTGATAGCTGGATGGGATGTTGGTGTCAAAGGTAGTAGCCTCTTTGCTAgtctttttttatttataaaaatgtcgcctcttttaaaatataaaaaataaaaaaacggcAGTCTTTttgcattttatgtttttatatttttatgctCTGCCTCTAACGTTTGTGTACTTCAGGTATGCGTGTTGGGGACAAAAGAAGACTAACAATTCCTCCATCAATGGGGTAAGTTCTATTATTCTAATATGGTGGCAATATCAAATCTATATTATCTGATTGGGTTGATTTGAGTTTCTAATCTCTAACGGGTGAAATAAGCAACTTAAGCTAATAAGGGAGTGGTTAAATAGGCTGAACGGGTTAAAAGTTGCCTAAGATATATATTTCTAAACCGTCTTTTGTAtgcattataattactattttactatTGTATGTATAGAACTTACAAAAAACTCATCATTTTATGTAACCAACAACATGAAAAAAATATACAATAGGAACTTTTTGAATTTGGATGCTTACATAGTAAAATGTGTGTGAAGTTTGATACATTACCAGACTACAAACTCTTTTAATGAATTGAATATCTTAAATCCTtttataaagtttattttcagatatCTAAATTACTGTTTCATTACTTGTATTTTTTATTATTTGAGAAAGTATTTGCAAACCACCTTTTTAGTCGTCATGTAATATTTTCTAAAATTTGTTTTTGTTCCTATTAATTCAGGTATGGTGCTAAAGGTGCGGGTGCAGCCATACCACCCAACTCATGGCTGGTTTTTGACGTTGAGCTGGTGGATGTGAACTAGTTGAAAGTGGCTTTCTGAATTGTTGTTAATCGTTGTGGattgtgagattttgttttggttCTACATTTTTGTTTTGTATTCAGGTCAACTGTTAATTAACGGAGTATGATTCGGTTATTAATCAAGTTATATTATGTAGTACTATACTTTCTAATAGATGCAATTTTGTCTTGGATGATTTGAGAGTTGAATTAATGAATTTGTTCCCTGTTTAAGATGATTAAGCTAAGCCTTGAGTTATAAATTGTTTCTTGGTTGTTTTTTTGGTTTGATAGGGTTTAATATTTCTAGTTTCAGTTAAGGAAATAATAATGGGGTTAATAAATCGTAACAAAACCCAGTCTGTAAAAGAAGGCGTAGTTAAACAGGTGCTTTTCAAACTTTCTAGCAGAATATGGAGAATGTGTCTGTTGCGGTACAACTCAAGCCGGGTTGTCATTCGTTTTTATGGAAGTCTTTGGGTCCGCTGTTATTGCTTAAGAAATGATTACAGTTCTAAAAATTAGTAAGGCAACTTTATGGGCACATGAAGTGGTGGGAGTGTAATCCGATGGAGCATATATGGATAATGTTAATTGTCACACTTCAAATAGGGCCAGAGATATTTGTGACCATTCATATCATAACAGTTgtataacgagaacgactctatatgagacgttttgaaataaacctttattaataaaacagcggaagcattaagagTGTTTACATCAAATCTAAACTGAAATAGTAATAGTTTtaaaatgcaaagtaaatgtaatgaaatgaagactccatgcagcagcattcaattcatcaagtagcagtcataacaatcatcttattcgtcacctgagacaaaacatgcttaaagtgtcaaccaaaaaggttgagtgaaattcataggtttatataatatgcattagaccacaagatttagtttaaggttgattgataccaaatatatcaatctaaaagtgttgctgcagtttgtaatatcgcgactaaacaaaagttaccccttgacaccttgtactgtcagtgtcgttgaatcattattatgtaaccaaagaccagaggtcaaatggttagagacgttactctcaataggcctactcataataattaagtttgcgttataccaagcaattaacgatattacggtgaggatttgcatgacaaagcaagacagcataataacatttgagtacttgtatctaaacgtaaaatagttataaagcaagcatgtgtctcaccccaaaagttataaacagttaagtaaacagtaaaagtggggctatgaaaatcaccttaaatagctgttgaagtattccacgcaagaaaggaaagtaaagcaagtaagtggccgggatatcaacctagaggtataacgttcgaTCAGTAAATGTCTAATCGACCaagtgtatgtttattaatataatgaattatattaatagAGACAGTTCAAAATAGGAAGATTTCAActtatggaaagtttataagttcaggttatattcattaataagacgttgtacaactttactcaagcttcgttgctatcaaataagtcaagaatgaacagatgtaaccgggggcccaggactcttgaccagaatctaagtcatgacattcgagatccacaagcttacccataaatggcaacctagacatcattcacttacgactataagtagcgatgaagtttgtatatagtgcacgttatctttagagtataaccttcacgttatgtgCGTATAGAATTACGAAACATTGATATAATTTACTTAtatagtaaatatatattatattaagtttgaatatatttaatattattaatgtattatcattattaatttattttaaaattaatcttataacaaagtattataagtttaattatgtagataggttaaatatataataattatgtcttACATATTTATTACAGATCTtaaatttatatactattatttgattaatataaatcttatatttattatatatatcgaaatttatatacataaattatctaaattcaaatttatatatcaatAAATTATCTAATAATTCTAATTAGTATTTTATTGACTTAAAATCAGTAGATAATTTGtacaaaattttataaaataatctatacaataatactagtttttatgtattaattattattttcaataatcgtttaatacttaaaatacaaaaaaataggtaaacgagtttaaaattatattttatatttttctcaGTATCTACTAATCTTAATAAACATAcaaaatttttataaaatatgtttATCACGTTttagtatttatttctaatattgttCTCAGTTTgcattaaatcaaaattaattatgtaataaaTACCAAATCGACTTAAGTAAATTAGTTTATAATTTTCTCAGGCTTCTATATGTTTAATAaactaaaaaaaattatttatgtatttttattgctGATAaacatatttattacgaattttatatattttttaatatataatcgaaattaattataaataataatccacaaattcTAAAAATCTTTTTTATAACTTTATTAACAGTTCCTAACTATTTTCTATTCATTCTTACAGTTCTAAATAGTTTACACCAATTAATtctattttatatacatatataatagttACCGATAAAAATTAgagaataaatatataaaatagtaaataaattacaATTTCGATTCTACAATTACTTTTATGTTATGTATGACCTGTAAAAATTATCTTTACACATTTTAAGTATATAAAATATTTTCTAttgatttattttgttatatatatatataatccgtatatgatatatatatattcttaaattcttttttaaataaaaaaatattaaatccgTACATATAATTCATGAAAATAATTTTTATATCTAACATAATAGTTAATACTAATTATCAAGtgtttactttattttttttataattgtttcatattttctataattaatattgGCTagtacaataaaataaataaataaataaataaataaacgtataaaataaaaaaataaaaaaaacaaatgtAGAGAACTTACAATATTTCTCCAGAGGATTTTGAAGGTTCTCCAATTTTTTTGTGGCAAAATTTGTGAAGATTGAGTGTAgtatttatagttggaaaaatggataaagaaataataaaaaaataaaaagaattccTAGTTAATTTGCAAAtgggttttaaaaaaataaaaagtatacatGTCTAGTTATTTTTGCCATGTTACTAATTAAAATAAAGAAAAGTAATTCttatcttttttttatttattaaaagtagatctaaaagttaaaataagaaaaagtagtttgtatttttattaaaagtaaatcttaaaagttaa from Rutidosis leptorrhynchoides isolate AG116_Rl617_1_P2 chromosome 9, CSIRO_AGI_Rlap_v1, whole genome shotgun sequence harbors:
- the LOC139866796 gene encoding peptidyl-prolyl cis-trans isomerase FKBP53-like — its product is MAFWGIEIKPGKPYLHQYDDERGRLRLSQATLGNVKSKEKAVVVCNVGEKKPVYLCSLLPKKMETCSLNIEFEEYDEVTFSVEGPHSVHLSGFFYGGKPDSDGDDYESDSDDGSFERVEVDSGSDDDGEYDFDDVDDLSDDDMDAFASSNAPNSGVRIEEIVEDKPDEKAVSQQSKKKNKQVSDNDEGSQKQIVLKSSDSVPVLESEDEDGFPISSADKDKDNVQSDKQGSEKSTEKGEKGQTKRKIGVDDSEKSTKRKKDDSIASQPEKVEAATPEMEVKKSKKKKKKGKDAKEDGNSNNVVQEQNTNPEKTPEKSITKKNKQQEKTPGSASEPKATQVRTFPNGLVIEEIQMGKPNGKRADNGKKISMRYIGKLQKNGKIFDSNIGKAPFKFRLGVGQVIAGWDVGVKGMRVGDKRRLTIPPSMGYGAKGAGAAIPPNSWLVFDVELVDVN